The Streptomyces sp. NBC_00286 nucleotide sequence GACCTCCTCGGCCACTATGCCGTAGTGCACGGTCTTCGCCAGGTCGTCGTCGGCAGCGGCCGGCCGGGTGTCCAGGCCCAGCGAAAGGTCCACGATGAAGGTCTGGCCCTCCTCGCGTTCCCTGGGGAAGACACCGTGGTGCCCGCGGGCCTTCAGGCCGCGCAGCGCGACACGATCCACGCGAATCACTCCTGCAGTCGTCGGTAACGGCGGTCACCGCCTTATCGGTCAGCACACCAGCCACAGTCGAATCTACCTGCGAGCACTGACAACGCTCCGTCACCGGGGCCCGGGCCCGGGCGCAGGCCAGGAGGTTTCATCGGCTGTTCGTCTGGAGGGACCCGGCGGCTCACGGGCTGGTCCCCGCCCATACCCGGGGCCACGCGATCCCAACCACTACTTGGCCCCTACCCACTCAGGAGGGAGAGTCGTCGCTCTCTTCCTCGCCGGATTCGGCCAACACGGGGGAGGCGTGGTGCGACCACAGTTTCCAGCCCTCGGATGTGCGGCGGAACACATTCGTGGCGACGACGAGCTGACCCACCAGCGGACCCAGTTCGTCGCTGTCCTCCGGGGCCGGGCCGCCACTGAGGATGTTCTCGGTGCACGTCACCAGGGCGGTGTCGGAGATGACGGACACATGCACGTCCGTCAGGAAGAACTGGATGTACTCGGTGTTCGCCATGATCAGCGCGTACGAGCGGAGCACCTCGCCGCGGCCGGTCAGTACGGGCCAGCCGGGGTGGACGCAGGAGACCTCGGCGCCCCGGTCCGTGGCTTCGGTGGTTTCGGCATCCTCCAGGTCTTCGGGATCCGCGGTGTGTTCGGCTCCGTCGATGTCCATGGGGGCGAGCCAGAGCGTCGACAGCTCTTCGAAGTCGCCTCGTTCCATCGCCTCGTAGAAGGCGGTGTTGACGCGGGCGACCTCTTCGACGTCGGTGCGGGGTGCGCTCACCGGGCTCCTTCTGCCGCCCGGGCGCCTTCCACGGCCCTGGCCACCCGGACCGCGTCGGCGGTGGCCCGCACCTCGTGGACGCGGACCGCCCACGCCCCCTGGTGGGCGGCGAGCGCGGAGACGGCGGCGGTGGCGGCGTCGCGTTCCCTGGCGGGCGGCGGGGCGCCCTGGGGCCCGGCCAGTACGCGGCCGAGGAACCGCTTCCGGGAAGCGGCCACCAGTACGGGGTGGCCGAGGTCGAGGAGGCGGTCGAGGTGGGCGAGGAGCGTCAGGTCGTGCTCGGCCTCCTTGGAGAAGCCGAGGCCCGGGTCGACGACGATGCGGTCCGCGGCGATGCCTCCCTCGAGAACGGCCGCCACGCGCGCGTGCAGCTCGTCGACGACTTCGGAGACGACGTCCTCGTACCGTCCCTGGACGTTTCCGCCCTCGAGGAAGCCGCGCCAGTGCATGACCACGAAGGGGGCGCCGGAGTCCGCGACGACCGGGATCATCGTGGGGTCGGCGAGGCCGCCGCTGACGTCGTTGACGAGGGCGGCGCCGGCAGCGAGCGCGCGCTCGGCTACCGAGGCGCGCATGGTGTCGACGGAGACGGTGACGCCTTCGGAGGCGAGACCGCGTACGACCGGGATGACGCGTTTGAGTTCCTCGGCCTCGTCGACGCGGGTGGCGCCGGGGCGGGTGGACTCGCCGCCCACGTCGACCAGGTCCGCGCCCTCCGTGACCAGGTCGAGGCCGTGCTTGACGGCTGCCGTCGTGTCGAACCACCGGCCGCCGTCCGAGAAGGAGTCGGGCGTGACGTTCACGACCCCCATGACGGCGCACCGGTCCCATACCGGGAGCCCTGCCACTTGGCCTCGCCCGCTGTTCTTGGTCATACGCCCAGCGTAGGCCTCTGGCGTCGGACCGGTTCGTCCACGGGGGCCGAGAGGCGCCGGCGGCGACCCCCTCGTGTGGTGGCCGGAGCGTTTGCATACGCGGGCGTCTGTCGGGCCTCTGTGCGGTGTCGCTGTCACTGGAGTGACTGTTTCGCGTGACCTCTGAGTGTTGAGGTGGTGTCAATCCCCGGAAGTGGCTGGGTTTTTACGGGGCGGGGCTCCAAGATTCGCCTACGCGCGGTAAGTTTCTGGCCATGCCACGTGGACGTCACCGTCATTCCCCACCACTGCACCGGCTGCTGCCCCCCTCGGCGATCGCAGGCGTCTC carries:
- the folP gene encoding dihydropteroate synthase gives rise to the protein MTKNSGRGQVAGLPVWDRCAVMGVVNVTPDSFSDGGRWFDTTAAVKHGLDLVTEGADLVDVGGESTRPGATRVDEAEELKRVIPVVRGLASEGVTVSVDTMRASVAERALAAGAALVNDVSGGLADPTMIPVVADSGAPFVVMHWRGFLEGGNVQGRYEDVVSEVVDELHARVAAVLEGGIAADRIVVDPGLGFSKEAEHDLTLLAHLDRLLDLGHPVLVAASRKRFLGRVLAGPQGAPPPARERDAATAAVSALAAHQGAWAVRVHEVRATADAVRVARAVEGARAAEGAR
- a CDS encoding nuclear transport factor 2 family protein, producing the protein MSAPRTDVEEVARVNTAFYEAMERGDFEELSTLWLAPMDIDGAEHTADPEDLEDAETTEATDRGAEVSCVHPGWPVLTGRGEVLRSYALIMANTEYIQFFLTDVHVSVISDTALVTCTENILSGGPAPEDSDELGPLVGQLVVATNVFRRTSEGWKLWSHHASPVLAESGEEESDDSPS
- the folB gene encoding dihydroneopterin aldolase, which produces MDRVALRGLKARGHHGVFPREREEGQTFIVDLSLGLDTRPAAADDDLAKTVHYGIVAEEVVAVVEGEPVDLIETLAERIAQACLKHDGVQEVEVCVHKPDAPITVPFDDVTVTITRSRV